In Pseudoxanthomonas sp., one genomic interval encodes:
- a CDS encoding sensor histidine kinase, which translates to MLGRLSHTRLLRAAGLYTWALVGIPIILNVWVLPPSSGTDGQGVNLPLTALCYFSFGVVYWLATRALDGRQNSLPAHWNVPLAMVLTATAIGVGFYTQTGLGAVLLLIMAGVLPWLLELRFAVAWLLAAHVLLVPSFMARDDFNFWEALFQSMFYVGFAAFVLITTYVARQQAQAREEQRRLNAELRATRVLLAESARVNERTRISRELHDLLGHHLTALSLNLEVAGHMTEGRAQEHVRQAHTLARLLLTDVREAVSQLRDSGAIDLGAALLPLAEKVPSLAMHMDIEEPLTLEDPHRAHVLLRCTQEIITNAVRHAGARHLWLHCRREGSRILIDARDDGAGSPQVVAGNGLTGMRERLAQYGGELRIETRPGHGFCLHIALPVSDATPALSPLPVLPPEPMPELSSGGTP; encoded by the coding sequence ATGTTGGGACGACTCAGCCATACCCGCCTGCTCCGCGCCGCAGGCCTCTACACGTGGGCTCTGGTGGGGATTCCCATCATCCTGAACGTGTGGGTGCTGCCGCCGTCCAGCGGCACGGACGGGCAGGGGGTCAACCTGCCGCTGACCGCCCTGTGCTACTTCAGTTTCGGGGTGGTGTACTGGCTGGCGACCCGGGCGCTGGACGGACGGCAGAACAGCCTGCCGGCGCACTGGAACGTGCCGCTGGCGATGGTGCTGACGGCGACCGCGATCGGCGTGGGGTTCTATACGCAGACCGGCCTGGGCGCGGTGCTGCTGCTGATCATGGCGGGCGTGCTGCCGTGGCTGCTGGAGCTGCGCTTCGCCGTCGCGTGGCTGCTCGCCGCGCACGTGCTGCTGGTGCCGTCGTTCATGGCACGCGACGATTTCAACTTCTGGGAAGCGCTCTTCCAGTCGATGTTCTACGTGGGGTTCGCGGCCTTCGTGCTGATCACCACCTACGTGGCGCGGCAGCAGGCGCAGGCGCGGGAGGAGCAGCGCCGGCTCAATGCGGAACTGCGGGCCACCCGCGTGCTGCTGGCCGAAAGCGCCCGGGTGAACGAGCGCACGCGCATCTCGCGCGAGCTGCACGACCTGCTGGGCCACCACCTCACCGCGCTGAGCCTGAACCTGGAAGTGGCCGGCCACATGACCGAAGGACGGGCCCAGGAGCACGTGCGGCAGGCGCACACGCTGGCCCGCCTGTTGCTGACGGATGTGCGGGAAGCGGTCAGCCAGCTGCGCGACAGCGGCGCGATCGACCTCGGTGCCGCCTTGCTGCCGCTGGCCGAAAAGGTGCCGTCGCTGGCCATGCACATGGACATCGAGGAGCCGCTGACCCTCGAGGATCCGCACCGCGCGCATGTGCTGCTCCGCTGCACGCAGGAGATCATCACCAATGCGGTGCGTCATGCCGGCGCCCGCCACCTGTGGCTGCACTGCCGGCGGGAGGGGTCGAGGATCCTGATCGATGCCCGCGACGACGGCGCCGGCAGCCCGCAGGTGGTGGCGGGCAACGGCCTGACCGGCATGCGCGAGCGGCTCGCCCAGTACGGTGGCGAGCTGCGGATCGAAACCCGTCCGGGGCATGGCTTCTGCCTGCATATCGCGCTTCCGGTCAGCGATGCGACTCCCGCGCTCTCGCCCCTTCCCGTTCTCCCACCCGAACCCATGCCCGAGCTCAGCTCCGGAGGAACCCCGTGA
- the minE gene encoding cell division topological specificity factor MinE, with amino-acid sequence MGLFDFLKAKKTTAETAKNRLQIIIAQERSSRGAPDYLPLLRRELLEVIRKYVNVDVDAVKVDLIKDGDHDVLDISVALPEGNN; translated from the coding sequence ATGGGCCTGTTCGATTTCCTCAAGGCGAAGAAGACCACCGCCGAGACCGCGAAGAACCGCCTGCAGATCATCATCGCGCAGGAGCGCAGCTCGCGTGGCGCCCCCGACTACCTGCCCCTGCTGCGCCGCGAACTGCTTGAAGTCATCAGGAAGTACGTCAACGTCGACGTCGACGCGGTGAAGGTCGACCTGATCAAGGACGGCGACCACGACGTGCTGGACATCTCGGTCGCCCTGCCGGAAGGCAATAACTGA
- a CDS encoding DUF423 domain-containing protein: MNYDRRQRKPSFLALAGGLLAAAAVGLSAYASHGVAAIQAQSLLQTAALFAFGHGLALAALAPGTTRRMGKAALCLLLLGTLLFAGSLAAAVFAGLSTRLAPAGGMGLMLGWVVWAVDAVRR, encoded by the coding sequence ATGAACTACGACCGCCGTCAACGCAAGCCTTCGTTCCTGGCCCTGGCCGGCGGTCTGCTCGCCGCTGCAGCGGTCGGCCTGTCCGCCTACGCCTCGCATGGGGTGGCGGCCATCCAGGCGCAGTCGCTCCTGCAGACTGCCGCGCTGTTCGCATTCGGTCATGGACTGGCCCTGGCGGCGCTGGCGCCCGGCACCACGCGCCGCATGGGCAAGGCGGCGCTGTGCCTGCTGCTGCTGGGCACGCTGCTGTTCGCGGGCAGCCTGGCGGCCGCGGTGTTCGCCGGGCTGTCCACGCGACTGGCGCCCGCGGGCGGCATGGGCCTGATGCTGGGCTGGGTAGTCTGGGCGGTCGACGCCGTCCGGCGCTGA
- a CDS encoding response regulator transcription factor, giving the protein MIRVCLVDDQTLVRQGIRSLLALDDGIEVVAEAADGKQAVDLVPQVAPDVVLMDMRMPVMSGLEALQALARAGQLPPTIILTTFDDDQLVLAGLKAGAKGYLLKDVSLEQLVGAIRTVADGGSLVQPAVTQRLLSGLEHMRNEFVSLDRPDPLTDRETEILRLMASGFSNKEIANSLGVAEGTIKNHVSNILSKLGVRDRTRAVLKAFELQLV; this is encoded by the coding sequence GTGATCCGTGTCTGTCTGGTCGACGATCAAACCCTGGTGCGCCAGGGCATCCGCTCCCTGCTCGCGCTGGACGACGGCATCGAGGTAGTGGCCGAAGCGGCGGACGGCAAACAGGCCGTGGACCTGGTGCCCCAGGTCGCGCCGGACGTGGTGCTGATGGACATGCGCATGCCGGTGATGTCGGGTCTGGAGGCGCTGCAGGCGCTGGCCAGGGCCGGCCAACTGCCCCCGACCATCATCCTGACCACCTTCGACGACGACCAGCTGGTCCTGGCCGGGCTGAAGGCGGGCGCCAAGGGCTATCTGCTGAAGGACGTCTCGCTGGAGCAGCTGGTCGGTGCCATCCGCACGGTCGCCGATGGCGGTTCGCTGGTGCAGCCGGCGGTGACGCAGCGCCTGCTGTCCGGGCTGGAGCACATGCGGAACGAGTTCGTCAGCCTGGACCGCCCCGATCCGCTGACCGACCGCGAAACCGAGATCCTGCGCCTGATGGCCAGCGGCTTCTCCAACAAGGAGATCGCCAATTCGCTGGGCGTGGCCGAGGGCACCATCAAGAACCACGTGTCCAACATCCTCTCGAAGCTGGGGGTGAGGGACCGCACCCGCGCCGTGCTGAAGGCCTTCGAGCTGCAGCTCGTGTGA
- the minC gene encoding septum site-determining protein MinC — MTRAPLDYEQAGELKIGQVGIANLRIRTLDVDQLIREMRERVERAPKLFGRAAVIVDFGGLSRLPDTDTARALIDGLRGAGVLPVALAYGTRDTETLSEQLGLPLLAKFRAQYEPVAHAAPAPARAAAEPAPAPAAPAPAAKVADAKPGLVQKTPVRSGQQLYAENRDLTVLSTVGAGAEVISDGSIHIYGALRGRALAGARGNAEARIFCREFHAELVAVAGHYKVMEEVPKELRGKAVQIWLDQDQLKIVAQE, encoded by the coding sequence GTGACGCGAGCGCCCCTGGATTACGAACAGGCCGGTGAACTGAAGATCGGCCAGGTCGGCATCGCCAACCTCCGCATCCGCACCCTGGACGTCGACCAGCTGATCCGCGAGATGCGCGAGCGTGTCGAGCGCGCGCCCAAGCTGTTCGGCCGTGCCGCCGTGATCGTCGATTTCGGCGGGTTGAGCCGGCTGCCCGACACCGATACCGCCCGCGCCCTGATCGATGGCCTGCGCGGCGCCGGCGTACTCCCGGTGGCACTGGCGTACGGCACCCGCGACACCGAGACGCTGTCCGAACAGCTCGGCCTGCCGCTGCTGGCCAAGTTCCGCGCCCAGTACGAACCGGTGGCGCACGCCGCGCCGGCGCCGGCACGCGCCGCCGCCGAACCGGCGCCTGCCCCCGCCGCCCCGGCACCCGCCGCCAAAGTGGCCGACGCAAAACCCGGCCTGGTCCAGAAGACCCCCGTGCGCTCCGGCCAGCAGCTGTATGCCGAGAACCGCGACCTGACCGTGCTCAGCACCGTCGGCGCCGGCGCCGAAGTCATCTCCGACGGATCCATCCACATCTACGGCGCATTGCGCGGCCGCGCCCTCGCCGGCGCGCGCGGCAATGCCGAGGCGCGTATTTTCTGCCGTGAATTCCATGCCGAACTGGTCGCCGTCGCCGGCCACTACAAGGTGATGGAGGAAGTACCCAAGGAGCTGCGCGGCAAGGCCGTGCAGATCTGGCTGGACCAGGACCAACTCAAGATCGTCGCGCAGGAATGA
- a CDS encoding M2 family metallopeptidase — protein sequence MKPRHLLLALAVGAGIATLAACKKDEPAAETSAAPTAPKGETADQFIARVNDELKKMYPELTAAQWLSSTYINDDSQLLAAKGNERYLTQLNAWIEQAKKFEGQQMSPETARAIQLLKLATAMPAPKDPAKLAELTQIATRMEGTYGAGTYCTGEGDAKKCRQLGELEDVLRSSRDYDAQLDAWQGWHTIAQPMRQDYTRFVELVNEGSKEMGFADAGEMWRSGYDMTPAEIAAETDRLWGQVKPLYEQLHCYTRTKLQAIYGVEKGQVNGLLPAHLMGNMWQQDWGNLWDMLEPYQGAGDLNITAALEKQYQADYQAALAKAGPGPGTDALFKAERDAQLQVARQMTERAQDFYTSLGMPKLPESYWSKTQFIKPMDRDVVCHASAWDMNMSGDVRTKMCIKPNEEDFTTIYHELGHVYYYLAYNKLPPLFQTGAHDGFHEAIGDTMVLAMTPDYLKSIGMIDATTQSNEALINNQMRMALAKVSFMPFGLMIDRWRWGVFDGSIKPADYNKAWWELKAKYQGVAPATARGEDFFDPGAKYHVPGNTPYTRYFLSHVLQFQFYKGLCDAAGYQGPLYNCSFYGNKAAGQKFWAMLEKGASQPWQATLKELTGGEKMDAGPVLEYFAPLQDWLKQQNEGQTCGWQVPATAAAPTPAAPAKS from the coding sequence GTGAAGCCTCGCCACCTCCTGCTCGCCCTCGCCGTCGGCGCGGGCATCGCCACGCTCGCCGCCTGCAAGAAGGACGAACCGGCCGCGGAGACGTCCGCCGCGCCCACCGCACCGAAGGGCGAGACCGCCGACCAGTTCATCGCGCGCGTCAACGACGAGCTGAAGAAGATGTATCCGGAGCTGACGGCCGCCCAGTGGCTGTCCAGCACCTACATCAACGACGACAGCCAGCTGCTGGCCGCCAAGGGCAACGAGCGCTATCTGACCCAGCTCAATGCATGGATCGAGCAGGCCAAGAAGTTCGAGGGCCAGCAGATGTCGCCGGAAACCGCGCGCGCCATCCAGTTGCTGAAACTGGCGACCGCCATGCCGGCTCCGAAGGATCCGGCCAAGCTGGCCGAACTGACCCAGATCGCCACGCGCATGGAAGGCACCTACGGCGCCGGCACCTACTGCACCGGCGAAGGCGATGCGAAGAAGTGCCGCCAGCTGGGCGAACTCGAGGACGTGCTGCGCAGCAGCCGCGACTACGACGCGCAGCTCGATGCCTGGCAGGGCTGGCACACCATCGCCCAGCCGATGCGCCAGGACTACACGCGCTTCGTCGAACTGGTGAACGAAGGCTCCAAGGAAATGGGCTTCGCCGACGCCGGCGAGATGTGGCGCAGCGGCTACGACATGACGCCGGCCGAGATCGCCGCCGAGACCGACCGCCTGTGGGGCCAGGTCAAGCCGCTGTACGAGCAACTGCACTGCTACACCCGCACCAAGCTGCAGGCCATCTACGGCGTGGAGAAGGGCCAGGTCAACGGCCTGCTGCCCGCGCACCTGATGGGCAACATGTGGCAGCAGGACTGGGGCAACCTGTGGGACATGCTGGAGCCTTACCAGGGCGCCGGCGACCTCAACATCACTGCGGCGCTGGAGAAGCAGTACCAGGCCGACTACCAGGCCGCCCTCGCCAAGGCCGGTCCGGGGCCGGGCACGGACGCGCTGTTCAAGGCGGAGCGCGACGCGCAGCTGCAGGTCGCCCGCCAGATGACCGAGCGTGCGCAGGACTTCTACACCAGCCTGGGCATGCCCAAGCTGCCGGAGAGCTACTGGTCCAAGACGCAGTTCATCAAGCCGATGGACCGCGACGTGGTGTGCCACGCCAGCGCGTGGGACATGAACATGAGCGGCGACGTGCGCACCAAGATGTGCATCAAGCCCAACGAAGAAGACTTCACCACCATCTACCACGAGCTGGGCCACGTGTATTACTACCTGGCCTACAACAAGCTGCCGCCGCTGTTCCAGACCGGCGCGCATGACGGCTTCCACGAGGCGATCGGCGACACCATGGTGCTGGCGATGACGCCGGACTACCTGAAGTCGATCGGCATGATCGATGCCACCACGCAGAGCAACGAGGCGCTGATCAACAACCAGATGCGCATGGCACTGGCCAAAGTGTCGTTCATGCCGTTCGGCCTGATGATCGACCGCTGGCGCTGGGGCGTGTTCGACGGCAGCATCAAGCCGGCCGACTACAACAAGGCCTGGTGGGAACTGAAGGCCAAGTACCAGGGCGTGGCGCCGGCCACCGCGCGCGGCGAGGATTTCTTCGATCCGGGCGCGAAGTACCACGTGCCGGGCAACACGCCGTACACGCGCTACTTCCTGTCGCACGTGCTGCAGTTCCAGTTCTACAAGGGCCTGTGCGATGCGGCCGGCTACCAGGGTCCGCTGTACAACTGCAGCTTCTACGGCAACAAGGCGGCGGGCCAGAAGTTCTGGGCGATGCTTGAGAAGGGCGCCAGCCAGCCGTGGCAGGCCACGCTGAAGGAACTCACCGGCGGCGAGAAGATGGACGCGGGCCCGGTGCTGGAATATTTCGCCCCGCTGCAGGACTGGCTTAAGCAGCAGAACGAGGGCCAGACCTGCGGATGGCAGGTCCCGGCCACCGCCGCTGCACCCACGCCGGCAGCGCCGGCCAAATCGTAA
- a CDS encoding GNAT family N-acetyltransferase → MSIVIRDVREHELDSVLALNNNAGLAILPLDSAKVRRFYETAEYFRVAERDGNLAGFLVGFGSGATHDSSNFGWFRERYPQFFYIDRIVVASRRRGGGVGRAFYADVQSFAELRYPQLACEVFLDHGADPALLFHGSFGFREVGQNVMAEADVRASMLMKELCSYPWVLDTYGEALPDLPWTRTRLLADASAQRPTGT, encoded by the coding sequence ATGTCGATTGTCATCCGCGACGTGCGCGAGCACGAGCTGGATTCGGTCCTAGCCCTCAACAACAATGCCGGACTGGCGATCCTGCCGCTGGATTCGGCCAAGGTCCGCCGCTTCTACGAGACCGCCGAATACTTCCGCGTCGCCGAGCGCGACGGCAACCTGGCCGGCTTCCTCGTCGGTTTCGGCTCCGGTGCGACGCACGACAGCAGCAACTTCGGCTGGTTCCGCGAGCGTTATCCGCAGTTCTTCTACATCGACCGCATCGTCGTGGCCAGCCGCCGTCGCGGCGGCGGCGTCGGCCGGGCGTTCTATGCCGACGTGCAGAGCTTCGCCGAACTGCGTTACCCGCAGCTGGCCTGCGAAGTCTTCCTCGACCACGGCGCCGATCCCGCCCTGCTCTTCCATGGCAGCTTCGGTTTCCGCGAAGTGGGCCAGAACGTCATGGCCGAGGCGGACGTGCGGGCGAGCATGCTGATGAAGGAACTCTGCAGCTATCCGTGGGTGCTCGACACCTATGGCGAGGCACTGCCGGACCTCCCGTGGACCCGCACCCGGCTGCTGGCGGACGCCAGCGCCCAGCGGCCGACCGGTACATGA
- the minD gene encoding septum site-determining protein MinD, with translation MAEIIVVTSGKGGVGKTTTSASIACGLARRGKKVAVIDFDVGLRNLDLIMGCERRVVYDFVNVTQGEATLKQALIKDKRFETLFVLAASQTRDKDALTKEGVEKVLKDLSDDGFDFIVCDSPAGIEKGAFLAMYFADQAIVVVNPEVSSVRDSDRILGLLDSKTRRAENGETLKANLLLTRYNPARVEGGEMLSIKDVEDVLGLKTLGVIPESGDVLNASNKGEPVILDLESPAGQAYDDTVGRLLGEDRPMRFTTLEKKGFFSKLFGG, from the coding sequence TTGGCTGAAATCATCGTAGTCACGTCCGGCAAGGGCGGCGTCGGCAAGACCACCACCAGCGCAAGCATCGCGTGCGGCCTGGCGCGCCGCGGCAAGAAGGTCGCGGTCATCGACTTCGACGTCGGCCTGCGCAACCTCGACCTCATCATGGGCTGCGAGCGCCGCGTGGTGTACGACTTCGTCAACGTCACCCAGGGCGAGGCCACGCTGAAGCAGGCGCTGATCAAGGACAAGCGCTTCGAGACGCTGTTCGTGCTGGCCGCCTCGCAGACGCGCGACAAGGACGCGCTGACCAAGGAAGGCGTGGAGAAGGTGCTGAAGGACCTCTCCGACGACGGCTTCGACTTCATCGTCTGCGACTCGCCGGCCGGCATCGAGAAGGGCGCGTTCCTCGCCATGTATTTCGCCGACCAGGCCATCGTGGTGGTCAACCCCGAAGTGTCCTCGGTGCGCGACTCCGACCGCATCCTCGGCCTGCTGGACTCCAAGACGCGCCGCGCCGAGAACGGCGAAACGCTGAAGGCCAACCTGCTGCTGACGCGCTACAACCCGGCGCGCGTGGAAGGCGGCGAAATGCTCAGCATCAAGGACGTGGAAGACGTGCTGGGCCTGAAGACCCTGGGCGTGATTCCCGAATCGGGCGACGTGCTCAACGCCTCCAACAAGGGCGAGCCGGTCATCCTCGACCTGGAGTCGCCGGCCGGCCAGGCCTACGACGACACCGTCGGCCGCCTGCTGGGCGAAGACCGTCCGATGCGCTTCACCACCCTGGAGAAGAAGGGTTTCTTCAGCAAGCTGTTCGGAGGTTGA
- a CDS encoding DNA-3-methyladenine glycosylase: MPRHARGFDTEQAWDHLTRRDRRLGTWMKRIGYLAPQPTWKKPFDPVDALARAILYQQLSGKAASTIVGRVEAAIGSTRLHDDTLGRIDDAALRACGVSGNKTLALRDLAARERRGEIPTLRQMSTMREDDIVAALVPVRGIGRWTVEMMLMFRLGRPDVLPIDDLGVRKGAQLVDRLDAMPTPKELAARGEKWGPYRTYATQYLWRIADFAVEAKVPTKRSQE, encoded by the coding sequence ATGCCACGGCATGCGCGCGGTTTCGATACCGAACAGGCCTGGGACCACCTGACCCGGCGCGACCGCCGGCTGGGCACTTGGATGAAGCGGATCGGCTACCTCGCACCGCAGCCCACGTGGAAGAAACCGTTCGACCCGGTCGACGCATTGGCGCGGGCGATCCTGTACCAGCAACTGAGCGGCAAGGCCGCCTCCACCATCGTGGGCCGCGTCGAGGCGGCCATCGGCAGCACGCGGCTGCATGACGACACGCTCGGCCGCATCGACGACGCGGCGTTGCGCGCCTGCGGCGTTTCCGGCAACAAGACGCTGGCGCTGCGCGACCTGGCCGCGCGCGAGCGGCGTGGCGAAATTCCCACGCTGCGGCAGATGTCGACGATGCGCGAGGACGACATCGTCGCCGCGCTGGTGCCGGTGCGCGGCATCGGCCGCTGGACGGTGGAGATGATGCTGATGTTCCGCCTGGGGCGCCCGGACGTGCTGCCGATCGACGACCTGGGCGTGCGCAAGGGCGCGCAGCTCGTCGACCGGTTGGATGCGATGCCCACGCCGAAGGAGCTGGCGGCGCGCGGCGAGAAGTGGGGGCCCTACCGTACGTATGCGACGCAGTACCTGTGGCGGATCGCGGATTTTGCGGTCGAGGCGAAGGTGCCGACGAAGCGTTCGCAGGAGTGA
- a CDS encoding polyketide cyclase, translating into MTRLIEFVIALALVLALFLVIGLVLPSSRSLQESVETNRRMTIVFDTLNNVRRLKDWNPLIPSAANELSYSGGEDNTGVGAKVDFNSANPAWGQGSWEIVTSERPTTPGAPGKIVYSIVDKRMGSDKQATFDLQPTGKDNRNVKITQSYQVTYGFNLIGRYAGMYVSRHVGDAVKAGLGKLTNMLATVPNFDYRTEGSPLTDLKIVDVPAEDLLVVNAGNIDRTNDAIKASIKQNQEWIKRVMDANGLVAAGPLRIITTDFGSEKYAFDIAQPVRKGSAAPKTDAAADAAPVTPPATPVASTGELKVTIPSGAPVEYVRTEARKSAFASYTGYMAELDNQRNALRAWAVTAGHEVVDRPYESWKSGVDASFEADGKFDIYWAVKQ; encoded by the coding sequence ATGACCCGTTTGATCGAGTTCGTGATTGCGTTGGCGCTGGTTCTGGCGCTGTTTCTGGTGATCGGCCTGGTCCTGCCGTCCTCGCGCTCGCTGCAGGAAAGTGTCGAGACCAACCGCCGCATGACCATCGTGTTCGACACGCTGAACAACGTGCGTCGACTGAAGGACTGGAACCCGCTGATCCCGAGCGCGGCCAACGAACTCAGCTACTCCGGCGGCGAAGACAACACCGGCGTCGGCGCCAAGGTGGACTTCAATTCCGCCAACCCGGCCTGGGGCCAGGGCAGCTGGGAAATCGTCACCAGCGAGCGTCCCACCACGCCCGGCGCGCCCGGCAAGATCGTCTACTCGATCGTCGACAAGCGCATGGGCAGCGACAAGCAGGCCACCTTCGACCTGCAGCCGACCGGCAAGGACAACCGCAACGTCAAGATCACCCAGAGCTACCAGGTCACCTACGGCTTCAACCTGATCGGCCGTTACGCCGGCATGTACGTCAGCCGCCACGTCGGCGACGCCGTCAAGGCCGGCCTGGGCAAGCTGACCAACATGCTGGCCACGGTGCCCAACTTCGACTACCGCACCGAAGGCAGCCCGCTGACCGACCTGAAGATCGTCGACGTGCCTGCCGAGGATCTGCTGGTCGTCAACGCCGGCAACATCGACCGCACCAACGACGCCATCAAGGCCTCGATCAAGCAGAACCAGGAATGGATCAAGCGCGTGATGGATGCCAACGGCCTGGTCGCCGCCGGCCCGCTGCGCATCATCACCACCGACTTCGGTTCCGAGAAGTACGCGTTCGACATCGCCCAGCCGGTCCGCAAGGGCAGCGCTGCGCCGAAGACCGACGCCGCCGCCGATGCCGCGCCGGTCACGCCGCCGGCGACGCCCGTGGCGTCGACGGGTGAGCTGAAGGTCACCATCCCGTCCGGCGCCCCGGTCGAGTACGTGCGCACCGAAGCCCGCAAGTCGGCCTTCGCCAGCTACACCGGCTACATGGCCGAACTGGACAACCAGCGCAACGCGCTGCGTGCGTGGGCCGTCACCGCCGGCCACGAGGTCGTCGACCGTCCGTACGAATCGTGGAAGTCGGGTGTCGATGCCTCGTTCGAGGCCGACGGCAAGTTCGACATCTACTGGGCCGTCAAGCAGTAA